The following are encoded together in the Salvia hispanica cultivar TCC Black 2014 chromosome 6, UniMelb_Shisp_WGS_1.0, whole genome shotgun sequence genome:
- the LOC125196275 gene encoding profilin-like, with amino-acid sequence MSWQSYVDDHLMCDIEGQEGLKLASAAIMGHDGAVWAQSANFPQLKPDEINGITKDFDEPGSLAPTGLFVAGQKYMVIQGEPGAVIRGKKGSGGITIKKTGQAMVVGVYEEPVTPGQCNMIVEKLADYLIDQGL; translated from the exons ATGTCTTGGCAATCATACGTAGATGATCACTTGATGTGTGACATTGAGGGACAAGAGGGCCTCAAACTCGCCTCCGCGGCCATTATGGGACATGATGGCGCCGTCTGGGCTCAGAGCGCCAACTTCCCTCAG CTAAAGCCTGACGAGATCAATGGCATAACGAAGGATTTTGACGAGCCAGGATCCCTTGCCCCAACTGGCCTATTCGTAGCTGGCCAGAAGTACATGGTCATCCAAGGAGAGCCTGGTGCCGTTATTCGCGGAAAGAAG GGGTCGGGAGGGATTACGATCAAGAAGACGGGACAAGCAATGGTTGTTGGGGTGTACGAGGAGCCAGTGACACCAGGGCAGTGCAACATGATTGTTGAAAAGCTGGCTGATTATCTCATTGATCAAGGCCTCTAA
- the LOC125196735 gene encoding protein OXIDATIVE STRESS 3 LIKE 2-like encodes MASNPQLQWPSSPSSADSSSSSGPLYDLADLMEQLPIKRGLSKFYDGKSQTFESLSKVKSVEDLGKREMRRIKSCYKFGPKATIAKRSTKTSCASSIANKTSLFIHG; translated from the exons ATGGCGTCCAATCCACAGCTGCAGTGGCCTTCATCTCCTTCATCAGCCGATTCATCTTCTTCGAGCGGACCTCTCTACGATTTAGCAGACCTCATGGAGCAGCTCCCCATCAA GAGGGGGCTGTCGAAGTTCTACGATGGAAAATCGCAGACGTTTGAATCGCTGTCGAAAGTGAAGAGCGTCGAAGATCTGGggaagagagagatgagaaggatCAAATCGTGCTACAAATTCGGTCCAAAGGCGACGATCGCGAAGAGGTCCACGAAAACATCGTGTGCTTCTTCCATAGCGAATAAAACCTCCTTGTTCATTCATGGCTAA
- the LOC125196087 gene encoding mitochondrial-processing peptidase subunit alpha-like isoform X1, translated as MYRTASSRLRAIKARTGCRGLARYASTSASAIKSSSLPPLDVPLESIVLPPPLPDSVELGKTKITTLPNGLRIASETSASSAASIGLYVDAGSIYESPASYGATHLLERMAFKTTFNRSHLRVVREVEAIGGNITASSSRERMSYTFGALKTYVPQMVELLVDCVRNQALLDWEVNEQLLKMRAEISECSKNPHHLLLEAIHSTGYSGAYANSLLASEAAVSRLNSNVLENFVSEHYTAPRIVLAASGVEHEKLLEYAEPLLSDMPKDSKSVPAKPTYTGGDFRRQGDSGLTHFAMAFELPGGWTKEKDAMTLTVLKMLMGGGRSFSAGSPFSASGPGKAVYLTSGLGPLKEHPQIRSSSAFSSIYNHTGLFGIQATAETKSAPEAMDIVCRELLAVTSPGDVDKLKLTRAKQATKSAILMNLESRVNASEDIGKQILTYGERKPVEQYLNAVDQITANDIVTVAKKLFSSPLTLACYGDVHHLPCYDAVSKRFSRI; from the exons ATGTACAGAACGGCGTCGTCTCGACTCAGGGCTATCAAG GCCAGAACAGGGTGTAGAGGATTGGCTAGATATGCAAGTACAAGTGCTTCTGCAATTAAGTCATCTTCACTTCCACCACTAGACGTTCCACTTGAGAGTATTGTACTTCCGCCTCCGTTGCCAGACTCTGTTGAGCTTGGGAAGACCAAGATAACCACTCTTCCAAATGGCCTCAGAATTGCTTCAGAAACATCAGCG AGCTCTGCAGCCTCGATTGGATTATATGTCGATGCTGGATCAATCTATGAAAGTCCAGCTTCTTATGGAGCCACACATCTCCTGGAGCGTATGGCCTTTAAAACTACCTTTAATCGGAGCCACTTGCGCGTTGTGCGAGAAGTTGAGGCAATCGGTGGCAATATAACTGCATCCTCCTCTCGGGAGCGTATGAGTTACACCTTTGGTGCACTAAAAACATATGTACCTCAGATGGTTGAGCTTCTTGTTGACTGTGTTAGAAACCAAGCTTTGTTGGATTGGGAAGTTAATGAACAG CTCCTCAAGATGCGTGCTGAGATTAGTGAATGCTCCAAAAACCCTCACCACCTGCTTCTGGAGGCTATTCATTCAACTGGTTACTCTGGTGCGTATGCAAATAGCCTTTTGGCTTCAGAAGCAGCAGTTAGCAGGTTGAATAGCAATGTTTTGGAGAACTTTGTTTCT GAACATTACACTGCCCCTAGGATTGTTCTTGCTGCATCAGGTGTTGAGCATGAAAAACTGTTAGAATATGCCGAACCACTTCTATCTGATATGCCTAAAGATTCTAAGTCTGTGCCTGCAAAGCCAACATACACCGGAGGAGATTTTCGCCGTCAAGGTGATTCAGGG TTGACTCACTTTGCTATGGCCTTTGAACTTCCCGGTGGCTGGACTAAGGAGAAGGATGCTATGACATTGACCGTTCTTAAG ATGCTCATGGGCGGAGGTAGATCTTTCTCAGCTGGTAGCCCTTTCTCAGCTAGTGGTCCTGGAAAGGCGGTGTACCTGACATCAG GTCTCGGTCCCTTGAAAGAGCATCCTCAGATCCGATCATCTTCTGCTTTCAGCAGTATCTACAATCACACTGGACTATTTGGAATTCAAGCTACTGCT GAAACTAAATCTGCGCCAGAGGCTATGGATATTGTCTGCAGAGAACTACTTGCTGTGACTTCTCCAGGTGATG TTGATAAACTAAAGCTAACTCGTGCAAAACAAGCAACAAAATCTGCCATTTTGATGAACTTGGAATCCAGA GTGAACGCATCTGAAGACATCGGTAAACAAATTTTGACATATGGAGAGAG AAAACCCGTGGAGCAATACCTGAACGCTGTTGATCAAATCACGGCCAATGATATTGTTACCGTTGCAAAAAAGCTTTTCAGTTCTCCCCTTACATTGGCATGTTATGGCGATG TGCATCACCTTCCATGCTACGATGCTGTTAGCAAAAGGTTCAGCCGCATTTAA
- the LOC125192117 gene encoding derlin-1, whose translation MSSPAEYYQSLPPITKFYGTACLAVTVVCQIGLLSPADIEYFSILDWQVWRLITNFFFLGKFSINFGIRLLMIARYGVQLENGPFQRRTADFLWMMLFGAISLLVLSIIPIFSSPFLGISLVFMLLYLWSREFPTAKINLYGLVTLKAFYLPWAMLCLDVIFGSQLVPDLLGIVAGHLYYFLTVLHPLAGGKNILKTPAFIHRQVMKWRIGAPPPSAVAQQERATGVAFRGRSYRLGG comes from the exons ATGTCTTCACCTGCTga ATATTATCAATCGCTTCCACCTATAACTAAATTTTATGGGACTGCATGCTTAGCGGTGACTGTTGTATGTCAAATTGGGCTACTCAGTCCTGCAGATATTGAATACTTCTCAATCTTGGATTGGCAG GTCTGGCGATTAATTACCAACTTCTTTTTTCTTGGAAAGTTCTCTATCAATTTTGGTATTCGGCTCTTAATGAT agCAAGATACGGAGTTCAACTTGAAAATGGGCCTTTTCAGAGACGCACAGCTGATTTCTTGTGGATGATGTTGTTTGGAGCTATCTCTCTACTG GTTTTGTCTATCATCCCCATATTCTCGTCCCCTTTCTTAGGAATTTCACTTGTTTTCATGCTTCTATATCTCTGGAGTAGAGAATTCCCGACTGCCAAAATCAACTTATACGGACTTGTGACTCTTAAG GCATTTTACTTGCCATGGGCGATGCTCTGCTTAGACGTCATATTTGGTTCTCAACTTGTGCCTGATCTTTTGGGCATTGTAGCTGGGCATCTCTATTACTTCTTAACAGTACTGCATCCGCTTGCTGGCGGGAAGAACATCCTAAAGACGCCTGCATTTAT CCATAGACAAGTCATGAAGTGGAGAATCGGTGCTCCTCCACCGAGCGCTGTTGCTCAGCAAGAGAGGGCTACTGGTGTTGCTTTCAGGGGAAGATCGTATCGTCTTGGTGGTTAA
- the LOC125193365 gene encoding AP-4 complex subunit sigma: MGIRFVLMVNKQGQTRLAQYYEYLNIEERRALEGEIVRKCLTRNEQQCSFVEHRNYKVVYRRYASLFFLVGVDNEENELAILEFIHLLVETMDRHFGNVCELDIMFHLEKAHFMLEEMVMNGCIVETSKANILSPIQLLDKAS; this comes from the exons ATGGGGATCAGATTCGTATTAATGGTGAACAAGCAAGGGCAGACTCGTCTAGCACAGTACTACGAATACCTTAACATCGAAGAGCGACGAGCACTCGAAGGCGAAATCGTTCGCAAATGCCTCACCCGCAACGAGCAGCAG TGTTCATTTGTTGAGCATCGGAACTACAAAGTGGTGTATAGGCGATATGCATCACTGTTTTTCCTGGTTGGAGTAGACAATGAAGAA AATGAACTCGCTATTTTGGAATTTATACACCTCTTAGTCGAAACTATGGATCGTCATTTTGGCAATGTG TGTGAGCTGGACATCATGTTCCATTTGGAGAAAGCACATTTCATGCTGGAGGAAATGGTTATGAACGGTTGCATTGTGGAGACGAGCAAGGCGAACATCCTCTCTCCGATACAACTTCTGGACAAAGCATCATAG
- the LOC125197124 gene encoding probable glutamate carboxypeptidase LAMP1 has translation MVRTKFKKFMHTKMLIASAAGFITIATSIFLTLPQPQPHPPSFFHSLFLSQSDNNSISRHLHTLTLRPHIAGSDANAAAAAYVLSTLASYSIPSHTAPYFTALTFPLRRSLTLTPPPPLPPLEFSLRQEIYAGDPYAAVAGEVTPTFHAYAKSGAASGPAVYANYGRAEDFAALAAAGVNVSGAVAVARYGEIYRGDIVINAAAAGAAAAVVFTDRKDYGGERWFPEERWMPPSGVQVGSVYTGAGDPTTPGWPSTEGCERVADEEVEASGEVPLIPSLPVSWADGDAIMRSMGGPVADEDWQGGKDAGVYRLGPGPGVLNLNYQGKQVITKIENVIGIIQGSEEPDRYVILGNHRDAWTFGAADPNSGTACMLEVARRMWKLQKKGWKPRRTILFCNWDAEEYGLIGSVEWVEENRQMLESRAVAYLNVDVAVAGPGFETSATPQLDELLVQSAKQVMDPDNSSQTIYDSWTSSTGGAKVGRLGGAGSDYSAFVQHIGVPSADIGIGGGYPVYHSMYDDFVWMSKFGDPMFRRHAAVASIWGLVALRLADDVILPFNYLSYAHELQISADELEGQVLLKGLTIDPMIKSIDEFKKAAIQINDEIKALEGSWTAMWKDGQKVREVNDRLMMAERAFTDREGLKGRSWYKHLVYAPAKHNDYGSTLFPGVYDEIETAKSVNSTESWRAVQHEIWRVARVIRQAALCLRADLT, from the exons ATGGTGAGAActaaattcaagaaatttatGCACACAAAAATGTTGATTGCATCAGCAGCCGGCTTCATCACCATAGCCACCTCAATCTTCCTCACACTCCCCCAACCTCAACCTCATCCGCCCTCCTTCTTCCACTCCCTCTTCCTCTCCCAATCCGACAACAATTCCATCTCCCGCCACCTCCACACCCTCACCCTCCGCCCCCACATCGCCGGCTCCGACGCcaacgccgccgccgccgcctacGTCCTCTCCACCCTCGCCTCCTACTCCATCCCCTCCCACACCGCCCCCTACTTCACCGCCCTCACCTTCCCCCTCCGCCGCTCCCTCACCTTAACCCCCCCGCCGCCGCTCCCGCCGCTCGAATTCTCCCTCCGCCAGGAAATCTACGCCGGCGACCCCTACGCCGCCGTCGCCGGCGAAGTCACGCCGACGTTCCACGCCTACGCGAAGTCCGGCGCCGCCAGCGGCCCGGCCGTGTACGCCAACTACGGCCGGGCCGAGGACTTCGCCGCcctcgccgccgccggagTGAACGTCTCCGGCGCCGTCGCGGTGGCGAGGTACGGCGAGATTTATAGAGGAGACATCGTGATTAACGCGGCGGCGGCCGGGGCCGCCGCCGCAGTGGTCTTCACCGACCGGAAGGATTACGGTGGGGAGAGGTGGTTTCCGGAGGAGCGGTGGATGCCGCCGAGCGGGGTGCAGGTGGGGTCGGTGTACACCGGCGCCGGCGATCCGACGACGCCGGGGTGGCCGAGCACGGAGGGGTGCGAGAGGGTCGCGGACGAGGAGGTGGAGGCGTCCGGGGAGGTGCCGCTGATTCCGTCGCTGCCGGTTTCGTGGGCGGACGGGGACGCGATTATGAGGTCGATGGGGGGACCGGTGGCGGACGAGGATTGGCAGGGAGGGAAGGATGCCGGGGTTTATAGACTTGGCCCGGGGCCCGGAGTTTTGAACTTGAATTATCAG GGAAAACAAGTGATAACCAAAATTGAGAATGTGATTGGGATCATCCAAGGATCAGAGGAACCAGATAG GTATGTGATTCTTGGCAATCATAGAGATGCATGGACATTTGGAGCTGCAGATCCCAACAGTGGCACAGCATGTATGCTTGAG GTTGCTCGAAGAATGTGGAAGCTTCAGAAGAAGGGGTGGAAGCCGAGACGGACCATTCTCTTCTGCAACTGGGATGCGGAGGAGTACGGCCTG ATAGGATCGGTGGaatgggttgaggaaaacagACAGATGCTGGAATCACGAGCCGTGGCCTACTTGAACGTTGATGTTGCAGTTGCCGGACCTGGATTTGAGACCTCCGCAACTCCACAGCTTGATGAACTGCTTGTGCAATCTGCTAAGCAG GTTATGGATCCGGACAACTCATCACAGACGATTTATGATTCGTGGACTAGCTCGACAGGCGGTGCTAAG GTCGGGAGACTGGGAGGAGCAGGGTCGGATTATTCAGCGTTTGTGCAGCATATCGGTGTTCCTTCAGCCGATATTGGCATTGGCGGAG GTTATCCAGTGTACCACTCAATGTATGATGACTTTGTTTGGATGAGCAAATTCGGGGATCCGATGTTTCGAAGGCATGCTGCAG TGGCAAGTATTTGGGGTTTAGTGGCACTCAGGCTAGCGGACGACGTGATACTACCTTTCAACTACTTGTCTTACGCTCACGAGCTTCAG ATAAGTGCCGATGAATTGGAAGGTCAAGTGTTGCTCAAAGGCCTCACCATTGATCCCATGATCAAGTCCATCGATGAATTCAAGAAAGCGGCTATTCAGATAAATGATGAGATCAAG GCGCTGGAAGGAAGCTGGACAGCAATGTGGAAAGACGGTCAGAAGGTGCGAGAGGTGAACGACCGGCTCATGATGGCCGAACGTGCGTTCACAGACCGCGAGGGTCTTAAAGGAAGATCTTGGTATAAGCATTTG GTCTATGCCCCAGCAAAGCACAATGACTATGGTTCTACGTTGTTTCCTGGTGTATATGATGAGATTGAGACAGCGAAGAGTGTGAATAGTACCGAGTCTTGGCGTGCGGTGCAGCACGAGATTTGGAGGGTGGCTAGAGTCATTAGGCAGGCTGCATTGTGCCTCAGAGCTGACCTGACATGA
- the LOC125196087 gene encoding mitochondrial-processing peptidase subunit alpha-like isoform X2, protein MYRTASSRLRAIKARTGCRGLARYASTSASAIKSSSLPPLDVPLESIVLPPPLPDSVELGKTKITTLPNGLRIASETSASSAASIGLYVDAGSIYESPASYGATHLLERMAFKTTFNRSHLRVVREVEAIGGNITASSSRERMSYTFGALKTYVPQMVELLVDCVRNQALLDWEVNEQLLKMRAEISECSKNPHHLLLEAIHSTGYSGAYANSLLASEAAVSRLNSNVLENFVSEHYTAPRIVLAASGVEHEKLLEYAEPLLSDMPKDSKSVPAKPTYTGGDFRRQGDSGLTHFAMAFELPGGWTKEKDAMTLTVLKMLMGGGRSFSAGSPFSASGPGKAVYLTSGLGPLKEHPQIRSSSAFSSIYNHTGLFGIQATAETKSAPEAMDIVCRELLAVTSPVDKLKLTRAKQATKSAILMNLESRVNASEDIGKQILTYGERKPVEQYLNAVDQITANDIVTVAKKLFSSPLTLACYGDVHHLPCYDAVSKRFSRI, encoded by the exons ATGTACAGAACGGCGTCGTCTCGACTCAGGGCTATCAAG GCCAGAACAGGGTGTAGAGGATTGGCTAGATATGCAAGTACAAGTGCTTCTGCAATTAAGTCATCTTCACTTCCACCACTAGACGTTCCACTTGAGAGTATTGTACTTCCGCCTCCGTTGCCAGACTCTGTTGAGCTTGGGAAGACCAAGATAACCACTCTTCCAAATGGCCTCAGAATTGCTTCAGAAACATCAGCG AGCTCTGCAGCCTCGATTGGATTATATGTCGATGCTGGATCAATCTATGAAAGTCCAGCTTCTTATGGAGCCACACATCTCCTGGAGCGTATGGCCTTTAAAACTACCTTTAATCGGAGCCACTTGCGCGTTGTGCGAGAAGTTGAGGCAATCGGTGGCAATATAACTGCATCCTCCTCTCGGGAGCGTATGAGTTACACCTTTGGTGCACTAAAAACATATGTACCTCAGATGGTTGAGCTTCTTGTTGACTGTGTTAGAAACCAAGCTTTGTTGGATTGGGAAGTTAATGAACAG CTCCTCAAGATGCGTGCTGAGATTAGTGAATGCTCCAAAAACCCTCACCACCTGCTTCTGGAGGCTATTCATTCAACTGGTTACTCTGGTGCGTATGCAAATAGCCTTTTGGCTTCAGAAGCAGCAGTTAGCAGGTTGAATAGCAATGTTTTGGAGAACTTTGTTTCT GAACATTACACTGCCCCTAGGATTGTTCTTGCTGCATCAGGTGTTGAGCATGAAAAACTGTTAGAATATGCCGAACCACTTCTATCTGATATGCCTAAAGATTCTAAGTCTGTGCCTGCAAAGCCAACATACACCGGAGGAGATTTTCGCCGTCAAGGTGATTCAGGG TTGACTCACTTTGCTATGGCCTTTGAACTTCCCGGTGGCTGGACTAAGGAGAAGGATGCTATGACATTGACCGTTCTTAAG ATGCTCATGGGCGGAGGTAGATCTTTCTCAGCTGGTAGCCCTTTCTCAGCTAGTGGTCCTGGAAAGGCGGTGTACCTGACATCAG GTCTCGGTCCCTTGAAAGAGCATCCTCAGATCCGATCATCTTCTGCTTTCAGCAGTATCTACAATCACACTGGACTATTTGGAATTCAAGCTACTGCT GAAACTAAATCTGCGCCAGAGGCTATGGATATTGTCTGCAGAGAACTACTTGCTGTGACTTCTCCAG TTGATAAACTAAAGCTAACTCGTGCAAAACAAGCAACAAAATCTGCCATTTTGATGAACTTGGAATCCAGA GTGAACGCATCTGAAGACATCGGTAAACAAATTTTGACATATGGAGAGAG AAAACCCGTGGAGCAATACCTGAACGCTGTTGATCAAATCACGGCCAATGATATTGTTACCGTTGCAAAAAAGCTTTTCAGTTCTCCCCTTACATTGGCATGTTATGGCGATG TGCATCACCTTCCATGCTACGATGCTGTTAGCAAAAGGTTCAGCCGCATTTAA
- the LOC125196789 gene encoding uncharacterized protein LOC125196789 has translation MSQRKSVNGRPSGTDGSDFSYRMVVDSRYQRVAEGKSRLSKLIFIQGFIQLLAAVVVFLPTMEGGALDRLSVSSSVIFFVSLLIGELGRKRSLASLLKLYLFGSSVAVIISVFSVLQSKNSLKVIKDLSRWATSKLEVSHIGVVSLGLVVQVFAFAVTTSLIHNMAPPKRSS, from the exons ATGAGTCAGAGAAAATCTGTTAATGGGAGGCCATCGGGGACCGACGGCTCTGATTTTTCATATCGAATGGTCGTCGATTCCA GATACCAAAGAGTAGCTGAAGGAAAATCTCGCCTCAGCAAACTGATATTTATCCAG GGCTTTATTCAATTGCTTGCTGCGGTAGTTGTATTTTTGCCTACGATGGAAGGGGGAGCTCTTGATAGGCTTTCAGTCTCTTCGAGtgtcattttctttgtttctcTATTGATAGGAGAATTAG GTCGAAAGCGTAGCCTAGCTAGCCTTTTGAAGCTGTACTTGTTTGGATCTTCGGTTGCTGTTATTATCTCAGTTTTCTCTGTGCTTCAGAGTAAAAATTCACTTAAG GTTATCAAAGATTTGAGTCGGTGGGCGACATCAAAGCTGGAAGTTTCACATATCGGTGTTGTTTCACTTG GACTAGTGGTGCAAGTATTTGCTTTTGCAGTGACGACCTCCCTCATCCACAACATGGCTCCTCCCAAGAGGTCCTCGTGA